From the Neobacillus sp. PS3-34 genome, the window GCAGCATTGGCGGCAACCATTTTGTTAAAGCCACGAATCGGAAAATTCAACAAAGACGGTTCCGCGAATAATTTAGAAGGCCACAATCAAGTCTTTACAGCTCTAAGTGTTCTTCTTTTATGGGTAGGCTGGTTCGGATTTAACGCGGGCAGTACACTTTCTGTTGACGGTGCCTTTTTCGGCTTCGTTTCTCTCAATACAAACCTTGCTGCAGCAGCCGGTACCGTCTCTGCTTTGATCATTTCCTGGATTGTTCTCGGAAAAGCGGATGTACCGATGATGCTGAACGGTGCTTTGGCAGGGCTGGTTGCCATTACGGCTTCATGTGCATTTGTATCGACGTGGGCAGCAGTTGCCATCGGTTTAATAGCAGGAGTACTCGTATTTTACAGCATTCGCTTTTTCGAAAACAAAGGTATCGATGATCCGATCTTCGCACTTTCCGTTCACGGCACTGCAGGTATATGGGGAACCTTATCGACAGGCTTTTTTGCAACAAAAGAACTGGCCACCATCGGTAAGCCTGGGTTATTTTACGGAGGAGGCTTTGAACAGTTAGGCGTCCAGGCATTGGGGGTAGTGTCCTGCGCTGCTTATGCATTCCTTGTTTCCTTCGTGCTACTATCGATTATTAAGTACTTTTTAAAAGGATTGCGCGTCACAGAAGAAGAAGAAATCATCGGCCTTGATATGAGCGAGCATGGGAGCTATGGCTATCCCGAATTGCTTCGCCAGGAACAGAAGCAAGCTTAAAACTTTAAAATTACAAGATTCCATAAGGCGTCCTCCCGTAAATGGGACTCGCCTTTGGATTTTTTTCGCTAATCAGAATTTATTTCCATAAATTCAGAACGCACGAAGGACATGGATGTCCTAGTCAGGCGAGTGCCACAGGACGTGGCATTCACGAGCGTGATAAGAAAAACTATGGCATTCGCCTAAGGGCTTGGCGGATGCCAAGTTTTTTCCAAAAAAGGAGGTCCGTAACACGATGGTTTTTAGCAGCTATTCAGAAATAGGGGCATGGAGGAATCTTCAAATAAAGAAGGAGACCCTTGATCACTTTAAGCTTAACTGCCTCCATGATGATCTGATGCACAGCGTCATCGAATTAGCCCTAAAACGGATAAATGAAGAGCTCGGGTCTCCACCATCCTCTTATTGTTTTTTTGTGATGGGAAGTGCCGGCCGCTTTGAGCAATCCATCTGGAGTGACCAGGATCATGGCATCATTTTTCAAGAGAACAGTCCAAACGCACAGGAATATTTCTTGCGGTTAGGGAAAGAAATTTCAGATGGACTTCATCAGACCGGCTACGCTTACTGTGATGGAGGTGTCATGGCAAGCAATCCATTATGGTGCAAATCCATGCCTGAATGGATGCTCCAGCTAGCTAACTGGATCAAGGAATCGAGCTGGGAATCCATTCGCCACTTATTGATTTTCATGGACTGGCCGTACCTTATATGGTGAACACCCTTTTATCCAGGAGTTAAAAATAGACGCCTATCAATTGATTCACCAAGATCATTTACTCGCACGAATGCTCGATAATACGATGCTCCTAAAAAAGGTGTTGGGCTTTTAGGGCAATTTTTAACAGAAACACACGGTCCGCATACTGGGCTCCTCAATATTAAAGAAAAAGCTCTCTATCCTTATGTAAATGCTGTCCGCCTTTTAGCCATTAAAGAAAATATAATGGAAACCTCCACACTTGGCCGGCTCCAAAAGCTGTCTGATAAAACACTTCCTCCTGCAGCCCGGCAATTATATGAGAATCAATTTTTAAAACTCTTAAATTATCGTCTTTCACTGGGTGACCATACAAACTATGATTCCGGCCATTATTTAGTAGTTAATAAATTAACAGCCGAGCAAAAGAAGGAAATCAAAGAAAGCATAAAAAATGGTCCACATCTTTACCATTCAATTCGAAAGCTAGTAGAAAAGGAAGTATGATATGGGTATGCATGAAATGATTCAGTTTTTCAGGCAAATGTCCGGAAAGCTTGGCTCCAATATTTATGCGGGCATTCAGGGCCAAACTGATCCGCAGCACATCTCTTTCATGCGCCAGCTGCAAAAAGAAATGAAAGAAAAAAACAGTTTGGATACCCCGTTCGAAATGCTCGAGGCTGTTGTATTCGACCTTGAAACAACCGGTTTCTATCCTGAAAAGGGAGATCAAATCATTTCTATCGGAGCGATTAAGATGATTGGTGATAAGATTGCAGAGGAAAAAACTTTTTATTCACTTATTCATTCAGACATTCCTCTGCCTGAGCATATTACTGACCTGACAAAAGTGAAGGTTGAAGACCTCTTTGCCGCACCCCCTGCTGAAGAGGTTTTATTGAAATTTTATAAATTTATTAATAGCAATATCCTGGTTGCCCATCACGCAAAGCACGAGCAGGCGTTCATGCAGAAACTAACAAGAGATCGCCTCCGAACGGGATTTGAACATCGGATCATCGATACATCCTTTCTCATCCGCCTAACCGATCCTTCAATAAAAGCGATCCCATTGGAGGAGATTTGCCACTTATGCGGAGTAGAGGTAAAAAATCGGCACCACGCTCTCAGCGATGCGAAAATGGCTGCCGAGGTTTGGAGCTATTATATGAAGAAAGCACGTGAGATGGGCTTTAAAAATCTGCGGGAAGTATACGAGCATCTGGCCAGACTTTGAGTCTTGGCTGTTTTTTAGGGGAACGGCAATGGCAATAATTAAAGAAAAGAAAAAGGAACTCTTTTTTGAGTCCTTTTATAAATCTAAACATCATAAAATTAGTTATTACCAGTTTCTTTACTCTCTTTGATGGCTTTTATCAAAGAATCAAGCTTCTCATTTCTTTGTTGATCTAATACAGTTTTTTCATTCATAAACCTAATCGTTCTAAAGATAAAATAAATACTAAACCCGAGAATTAACAAATACAGTAACATGGGGATTATTGCAAACAAACCAAATACATTGCCCATATTCATCATTTTATTTCCTCCAAAAATTTAAATTTATACCATTATTATACACATATGTAAGACGGATGTATTTATTAAAATCAAATCCCCCCCTCATCCCTATGATCCGCTATATCGCTGACAAGCTTCCTCTCCTCCCTTTGTGCAGCATCTAATAAGATTACATCCCTCCAGACCGGGAATAATGATATAAATTAAAAAGGATTTTGCTTTTAAAAGTGAGGTGAAATGATGCTCTATCTAGAAAAAAAACACGACCCGCGCAAAAATGAGAAATTAATAGCTGAAGTGACCAACCGCAGGCTTGATATGAAACAAGCGCTTTTAGAAACAGACCGTCTATATGAGCATAATCGTTATGAACCTGCGACAGAAGCTACCATTCCACATGCATCCCAGTTTCCTTTTTTCCAAAAGTGGAAAGCTGCATTTTGGCGATTTTTTTTAACCGTTAAATCTATTACTGCCGAAATTATGTTAAATACGTACGTAGATGACCTAGGAAAACCTTATCCAGAGTGGAAGCCTCTTCTTGATGAGGAATACAGCCACTTAATGAAGGTTGCAAGAAAAGTAAATGTGGAGGATTTTGGTGCTGTTGGTGATGGGATTACAGACTGTACCGAAGCCTTCGAAAAAGCAATTGGCAGCGGGCATGCCCTTGTCCAGGTTCCGGCAGGAATTTTTATCACGAAAGGCATTCGTTTACCTTCGTTTACATGTCTGATTGGGCAAGGTAAAAACAAAACGGTGATTAGGCTTCACGACAGTTCCCCAAAAGGAACAAGACTGATTTCAAATCGAAATCATTGGAGGGGCAACAGAAATATACTTGTTCAGGGCATGAGCCTTGATTGGAATGTGGAAAGGCTCGGAAATACAGAAAAGACGAGTACATGGGGCAACCATTCAAGCTGTCTGACCTATGCCAATGTGACATTCGGATGGGTACTTGATGTGGAAGGAATTAACCCCGGGCTGCATTGCTTTGATATCTCTTCGACGATATATAATTACTCGGGCGATGGTTACCGGGCGCGCGGAGGAAGCCGATATATCTGGCTCGATCAGTTAAATGGCTATGGATTTGGTGATGATGGAATCACGACCCATCATAGCGACAATATTTTGATTACTAATAGCCATATGTGCGATCCGAGCGGTCGTGCTCATAAAAAAGGCTTTTCAAACTCCAACGGCATTGAAGTGGATGATGGGTCGAAAAACGTATGGCTGATCAACAATTCGACTACCCGCTGTTTTGGAGGAGTGGAAATCAAAGCCCACGACAGTTCATCCGCGGCATGCAATGTCCAAATTATCGGGCACCTCTCTGTAAACGATAATCGTTCCTATAATTTCAGGCATATCGGCCATCATAAAGCTTCCGATCCTGAATCGAAAACGGCCTATAACATAAAGGCAACCAACCTCGTCGCTCTGGCTCCAATCTACTCCGATTTATATAAAGATTCGACACCAAGATGCCTGGTCGTATCTGCTTATAAAAATGTTGCCATTAATTATTTTACGTTGATTGGCGATCCCGAATATGATTACACGGGGAATCCTGTTGTCGCTATCCAGTATCGTTCCCGCAACGTCGCCCTAAATAACGTAACGGTCCGCCATTTTAAAAAGGCTGGCATGGATATCAAGGTCTTTGGGGGAGACAATCGTTCCGATAACGTAGCAATAAGTAACGTCATGGTTGTTGATTCCGCCCCTCAGGCCATTCAAATTGGTTCCGATATTTTAAACGCTTCTATTGAAAATATACGGGCGAGCAGCAAAAATGGAAAGATAGGATTGAAAACCGAGCAGCCTGGAATATTTGTTTCAAATTTTCAGGCTGATGGATATAGGGTGCCTCTATCCATTGCGGGGGAAGAAATGAGGACAATTTGATAAAAAAATCCTTTAAATCAACAGAAAGCGCGCTTGTAATAAGAAAAAAGAGCCACTACGGCTCTTTTCTGCTTCTATCTATACTCCAGGAAACCAGCCTGGTGAATTCACGATGGCCTGCCATAAAGGATCAGGGACATCATGCTGATTCGGGTCATTTTTATCAATCTCTGTTACGATGTCATTTTCTTTTCCGCTTTCAATTTTTTGAACCCAATCTGGATCAATAATCAACTCGCGGGCTAGAGCGATGAGCGGAACTCCAGTTTCGATGGCTTTTAGGGCATCATCTGCAGTGTAAATGGAGCCAACACCGATAATTGGAACCCTTGGTCCTGCCTTTTCCATAATAAGTTCCATTCTTGGTCTTGTATCTTCTACACCTCTTCTTGGTGTTGACCAGAAATCCATTAAGGAAACATGCAGATAATCCAAATTCTTATTGGCTAATGCATCGACTAATGCTAACGTATCAGCCATGTTAATTCCTGGTGTTTCTGGCTCTTCAGGTGAGAAGCGATAACCTACAATGAATGGCTCCTTCGCATGTTCTGCCGCAACCTTTTTTACTTCATCGACAACCGCTAGCGGGAAAGCCATTCGTTTTTCAAGGCTTCCTCCCCAGCGGTCCTCACGCCGGTTAGAATGAGGGGAAAAGAACTGTTGAATCAAGTAGCCATTTGCGCCATGGATTTCTACTCCATCGTAGCCGGCTTCAATTGCGCGCCGTGTTGTTTCTCCAAAATCACGAATAATTGACTCGACCTCAGAATCTGATAATTCCCTAGGAACAGGTGCTGATTCACGGTTGGGTGATGGTACTGCGCTTGCACTGACCACATCACTATTTACCAGATCCGGTGGACATTCACGCCCCCCGTGGAAAATTTGCAGCACTGCTTTTGCACCTTGCTCTTTAATTGCGGATGCCAATTGCTTTAAGCTCGGAATCATATCATCCGTGTTGCCGCCAAACTCACCTTTGAATCCCTTTCCGTTTGCAGTGACATATGTGCAAGCAGTGATGACCATACTGACACCACTTGAACGCCGAGCATAATACTTCACCTCAGCATCCGTAACCGTTCCATCCGGATTGGATGAGAAATTTGTCATCGGTGCCATTACTACTCTATTTTTCAAGCTCAATCCATTTGAAAAAGTAAAATCTTTAAATAAAGGGCTATATTTTTGATTCATCTATTGAGTTCACTCCTTGGTGTTTTTTATGGATAATTCAGTTTTTAAAAAAATCCTCTTACTCTACCCATTGAACAATCTGGTCAAGTTCTTTCCTTACTTTTGGACGTGGCTCCCTTGCACGATAGCCAAAAGCAGCCATTACTGAAATTCCAAGGCTGCCGTCTTCGAGAAGCCCTTCCTCTTTAAGGATTTCATTTACCTTGTCCATATTAAAGCCTTCAATTGGACATGAATCGATGCCAATCAGTGCCGCAGCCGTCATCATATTCCCGAGTGCTATATACGTTTGCTTGCCGGACCAATCAAATATTGCACGTTCATTGTCCAGCAAATGGAAGTCCGATTCCTGAAAAGACTTGTACCTGACAAGCATGTTTTGGAAAACATCATCGGGCACATTTCTGACTTCCTTCATTTGTTGTGCAATATAATCAGAATCGTACTTTGTATCCTTCATTGTTCTGGCGAGAATGAGGACAAAATGGCTTGCTGTCGGCAGCTGGCCTTGGGCACCCCAGGAAACAGTTCGCAATTTTTCCTTAAGTTGCGCATTCTGTATGATAATAAATTTCCACGGTTCAATCCCAAGAGAACTTGGAGATAATCTTGCTGTTTCTAAAATAAAACGAAAATCCTCTTCAGAGATTTTCTTTTCAGGATTGAATTCCTTTGTCGCATGCCTGAATTTAAAAGCATCCAGTATCTCCTTTTTTCTTGATGTAAAATCCGGCAAGACGAACATCTCCTTTTATATAGTCCTTTATGGAATTATTGAAGCTTTTCCGCCTCAAACACCTTTACTTGAGGAGCTCCAAGAAGCAGGCTTTTCGACTCCGCACCAAAAGCAATATAATGAGGTGCTCCTCTATGGAATTTCACAGCTTCTTGATCCTTCCATTCCTCGACCATCACAAAGCTATTTTGCTCTTTTGTATCTTCATACAGATGGTAGCTGATATTCCCCTCTTCTGCTTTGGACCCCGCCATCACCTTATCAGCTGCTGCAAGGAACTCATCCCTTTTCTCTGGATTAACTTTAATAAATGCATGAATAATGATCATATCTATCCCTCCTGTATTTAATGGCCCGTGTTATTATCTGCCAACAGCCGCCATTTTATATGTAATTCAAGATAATTCAATTTCTGTCCCATTACAATTTATTTGCTCGGAGGAGACCTTTTTGCTGGCTTTCAGCTTTTATCTTCTATTTATTCAAAAACTTTAGATGTCATTCACATTAACAAGTCATTTCTAAAGTACTGAATTTTATTTCTACAATAATTTAAAGGATTTCTATGCTTAAATTTCAGCAGAGATTCCCCTTTAGAATGCTTATCTACACAAAAACCTAATTTATCTACACTTCAATAAGAACTTTCAACATTAATTGATCATTTTTCTACAGTAATTCCAAAGGTTTCTACACTTACAATTTCACTTTCTACATTATCCTTTCCAGACCTTCAAAAAAAATAAGCTGCCTAAGCAGCCCATCACACGTCATTAAAGAAACAGCACCATATGTTCTTCATCAAAGTACAGATTATCAATTTTCAATGCTCTTTTATCAATCCCGAAAGCCTGAAACCCAAGGGAAGAATAGAGGTTTTTTGCAGACTCATTGCTTGTCACAACTCCCAAATAAAGTTGTTCAGTACCTTCCAATTCTCTTGCCTTTTTAATCGCTTCTTCCATTAATCTTTTCCCGATGCCCCTGCCGCGTTTTTCAGGGCTTACATACATCGCAAAGATTCCTGCTTTATGCTTCATTTTTAGCTTTTGTTCCTTTAATAATGTCACGACTCCAATTAATTGATCCCCTTCGAAGGCTCCAAAAATAAACGTCGAATCAGATTCAAGTCTGGACCTATACAAATCTGCTGAATAATGTTTTTCCTCTTCATAGCTCGAACCAAAAGCTTCCGGATTATTCTTTAATCCCTCTAACCTCAGTTCCAGATACGCCTCTGCATGGCCGGGATCCAACGTGATAATTTTCATATACTACACTCCGTTCTTTTTATTGTTGGCTGTTTTCGTATATTGATCAGTTTTTTATAAAAGCAGCCTTATTGTTTCCAAACATGCAATAACACCAGATTTGCCAATGCAACTGAAGTATATATTCCAGCAAGCCCATAGTGTTTTGTGAAAAATATTGCACTCGCAGCTGTTGCGATAATAAAAAGCTCTAACAGTGTGCGGTAAAATCCTTGAACAGGATATGGGGCGCCTGGG encodes:
- a CDS encoding YrdB family protein — translated: MAFVQSVNIGLRFLLELAALTALGFWGFQTGNDLSLKWLLAIGTPLAAAVIWGVFGSPGAPYPVQGFYRTLLELFIIATAASAIFFTKHYGLAGIYTSVALANLVLLHVWKQ
- a CDS encoding glycosyl hydrolase family 28-related protein encodes the protein MMLYLEKKHDPRKNEKLIAEVTNRRLDMKQALLETDRLYEHNRYEPATEATIPHASQFPFFQKWKAAFWRFFLTVKSITAEIMLNTYVDDLGKPYPEWKPLLDEEYSHLMKVARKVNVEDFGAVGDGITDCTEAFEKAIGSGHALVQVPAGIFITKGIRLPSFTCLIGQGKNKTVIRLHDSSPKGTRLISNRNHWRGNRNILVQGMSLDWNVERLGNTEKTSTWGNHSSCLTYANVTFGWVLDVEGINPGLHCFDISSTIYNYSGDGYRARGGSRYIWLDQLNGYGFGDDGITTHHSDNILITNSHMCDPSGRAHKKGFSNSNGIEVDDGSKNVWLINNSTTRCFGGVEIKAHDSSSAACNVQIIGHLSVNDNRSYNFRHIGHHKASDPESKTAYNIKATNLVALAPIYSDLYKDSTPRCLVVSAYKNVAINYFTLIGDPEYDYTGNPVVAIQYRSRNVALNNVTVRHFKKAGMDIKVFGGDNRSDNVAISNVMVVDSAPQAIQIGSDILNASIENIRASSKNGKIGLKTEQPGIFVSNFQADGYRVPLSIAGEEMRTI
- a CDS encoding NADH-dependent flavin oxidoreductase; translated protein: MNQKYSPLFKDFTFSNGLSLKNRVVMAPMTNFSSNPDGTVTDAEVKYYARRSSGVSMVITACTYVTANGKGFKGEFGGNTDDMIPSLKQLASAIKEQGAKAVLQIFHGGRECPPDLVNSDVVSASAVPSPNRESAPVPRELSDSEVESIIRDFGETTRRAIEAGYDGVEIHGANGYLIQQFFSPHSNRREDRWGGSLEKRMAFPLAVVDEVKKVAAEHAKEPFIVGYRFSPEEPETPGINMADTLALVDALANKNLDYLHVSLMDFWSTPRRGVEDTRPRMELIMEKAGPRVPIIGVGSIYTADDALKAIETGVPLIALARELIIDPDWVQKIESGKENDIVTEIDKNDPNQHDVPDPLWQAIVNSPGWFPGV
- a CDS encoding NAD(P)H-dependent oxidoreductase, giving the protein MFVLPDFTSRKKEILDAFKFRHATKEFNPEKKISEEDFRFILETARLSPSSLGIEPWKFIIIQNAQLKEKLRTVSWGAQGQLPTASHFVLILARTMKDTKYDSDYIAQQMKEVRNVPDDVFQNMLVRYKSFQESDFHLLDNERAIFDWSGKQTYIALGNMMTAAALIGIDSCPIEGFNMDKVNEILKEEGLLEDGSLGISVMAAFGYRAREPRPKVRKELDQIVQWVE
- a CDS encoding exonuclease domain-containing protein, which gives rise to MGMHEMIQFFRQMSGKLGSNIYAGIQGQTDPQHISFMRQLQKEMKEKNSLDTPFEMLEAVVFDLETTGFYPEKGDQIISIGAIKMIGDKIAEEKTFYSLIHSDIPLPEHITDLTKVKVEDLFAAPPAEEVLLKFYKFINSNILVAHHAKHEQAFMQKLTRDRLRTGFEHRIIDTSFLIRLTDPSIKAIPLEEICHLCGVEVKNRHHALSDAKMAAEVWSYYMKKAREMGFKNLREVYEHLARL
- a CDS encoding GNAT family N-acetyltransferase → MKIITLDPGHAEAYLELRLEGLKNNPEAFGSSYEEEKHYSADLYRSRLESDSTFIFGAFEGDQLIGVVTLLKEQKLKMKHKAGIFAMYVSPEKRGRGIGKRLMEEAIKKARELEGTEQLYLGVVTSNESAKNLYSSLGFQAFGIDKRALKIDNLYFDEEHMVLFL
- a CDS encoding DUF294 nucleotidyltransferase-like domain-containing protein; the encoded protein is MVFSSYSEIGAWRNLQIKKETLDHFKLNCLHDDLMHSVIELALKRINEELGSPPSSYCFFVMGSAGRFEQSIWSDQDHGIIFQENSPNAQEYFLRLGKEISDGLHQTGYAYCDGGVMASNPLWCKSMPEWMLQLANWIKESSWESIRHLLIFMDWPYLIW
- a CDS encoding ammonium transporter gives rise to the protein MNTSYLLNSLWVMISSVLVILMIGGFILLETGSTRMKNAGHIAGKTILAFGISSIVFWAAGFGLIFGKGNSLIGFTDFLYSGYDLEGVKLSGSAFFLFQLAFAGISLTIAFGGFAERAKLASYLVFALLFSVFVYPPIAHWIWGGGWLAKYGQQDFAGSTVVHLTGAMAALAATILLKPRIGKFNKDGSANNLEGHNQVFTALSVLLLWVGWFGFNAGSTLSVDGAFFGFVSLNTNLAAAAGTVSALIISWIVLGKADVPMMLNGALAGLVAITASCAFVSTWAAVAIGLIAGVLVFYSIRFFENKGIDDPIFALSVHGTAGIWGTLSTGFFATKELATIGKPGLFYGGGFEQLGVQALGVVSCAAYAFLVSFVLLSIIKYFLKGLRVTEEEEIIGLDMSEHGSYGYPELLRQEQKQA
- a CDS encoding putative quinol monooxygenase, coding for MIIIHAFIKVNPEKRDEFLAAADKVMAGSKAEEGNISYHLYEDTKEQNSFVMVEEWKDQEAVKFHRGAPHYIAFGAESKSLLLGAPQVKVFEAEKLQ